In one window of Streptomyces roseofulvus DNA:
- a CDS encoding PRD domain-containing protein codes for MKALRVLNNNVVLARDDKGQEVILTGRGIGFSSRQGKPVDPALIVRVFVPADGRDPDHLSEALALIDEEVLRAVVIALDETGIEGRESTRPTLAIAVADHVAGALDRAARGIVVEYPLRAEVQALYATEYAQAQRLLAAINERVDPRLEPPEAIALALHLVNAGFAKGDLSFTYTMTGVIQQMLAVVRERHGLSVSQESMSAARFITHVRYLFVRIQQHRQLKGHESTIGRGIRRHYPEATRTAQQLATIVELRLGTRLSEDEVSYLALHVARMTMETEPDGTPV; via the coding sequence TTGAAGGCGCTGCGTGTCCTCAACAACAATGTGGTCCTCGCGCGCGACGACAAGGGCCAGGAGGTCATCCTCACCGGGCGCGGCATCGGCTTCAGCTCCCGCCAGGGCAAGCCGGTCGACCCGGCGCTGATCGTGCGCGTCTTCGTCCCCGCCGACGGCCGCGACCCCGACCATCTGAGCGAGGCCCTCGCCCTCATCGACGAGGAGGTCCTCCGCGCCGTCGTGATCGCACTCGACGAGACCGGCATCGAAGGGCGCGAGTCCACCCGGCCCACCCTCGCCATCGCCGTCGCCGACCACGTCGCCGGCGCGCTGGACCGGGCCGCCCGGGGCATCGTCGTCGAGTACCCGCTGCGCGCCGAGGTCCAGGCCCTGTACGCCACCGAGTACGCCCAGGCCCAGCGCCTCCTCGCGGCCATCAACGAGCGCGTCGACCCGCGACTGGAACCCCCCGAGGCGATCGCGCTCGCCCTGCACCTGGTGAACGCGGGCTTCGCCAAGGGCGACCTGTCCTTCACGTACACGATGACCGGCGTCATCCAGCAGATGCTCGCCGTCGTCCGGGAACGGCACGGGCTGTCCGTCTCCCAGGAGTCCATGAGCGCGGCGCGGTTCATCACCCACGTGCGCTACCTCTTCGTGCGGATCCAGCAGCACCGGCAGCTGAAGGGACACGAGTCCACGATCGGCCGGGGCATCCGCCGCCACTACCCGGAGGCGACCCGCACCGCCCAGCAGCTGGCGACGATCGTCGAGCTGCGCCTGGGCACGCGCCTGAGCGAGGACGAGGTCTCCTACCTGGCGCTCCACGTGGCCCGCATGACCATGGAGACCGAACCGGACGGCACCCCCGTGTGA